A region of Halobellus limi DNA encodes the following proteins:
- a CDS encoding DUF262 domain-containing protein, with the protein MSDEADDLYDKYIDYDGRDLDTRNVGDGKVVRPITAENFEMEKRTLGEVLTDQKFNVPEYQRLYSWKNIHHEQYWSDIEQFVNADLVADRREVSDVFFSSMYFAVNDDKQVYEVIDGQQRLTTTHLLLRVLMEHLEDVDPASIEDDTLAEFRDYGIGRITDILYVEESFGKREPRLTLNKHDAEFFKALMMGPPPRWTTSRTRPTSESTGTTAMRCKSRSVWTGSALRTMTSRTWILTRSPRGRSSNCTAHTGGC; encoded by the coding sequence ATGTCGGACGAGGCTGACGATTTGTATGATAAGTACATCGACTACGATGGCAGAGATCTCGATACCCGGAATGTCGGTGATGGGAAGGTAGTTCGGCCGATTACGGCCGAGAATTTCGAGATGGAGAAACGGACTCTGGGGGAGGTTCTCACCGATCAGAAGTTCAACGTACCAGAGTACCAGCGACTGTACTCGTGGAAGAACATCCATCACGAACAGTATTGGTCGGACATCGAGCAGTTCGTTAATGCCGACTTGGTCGCTGACCGACGCGAAGTTTCTGACGTGTTCTTCAGCTCGATGTACTTCGCGGTCAACGACGACAAACAGGTGTATGAGGTCATCGACGGCCAACAGCGGCTGACGACGACACACCTGCTGTTGCGCGTCCTTATGGAGCACCTCGAGGACGTCGATCCAGCCTCTATCGAGGACGATACCCTGGCGGAGTTCCGGGACTACGGGATCGGGCGAATCACCGATATTCTCTATGTGGAGGAGTCGTTCGGCAAACGTGAGCCCCGGCTCACGCTGAACAAACACGACGCTGAATTTTTCAAAGCCCTCATGATGGGCCCTCCGCCCAGGTGGACTACCTCAAGAACGAGGCCGACTTCAGAATCCACGGGAACAACAGCGATGCGGTGCAAGTCTCGGAGTGTCTGGACCGGTTCGGCACTACGGACGATGACCTCGCGGACTTGGATACTGACTCGCTCTCCTCGGGGGCGTTCTTCAAACTGTACCGCTCACACCGGCGGTTGTTGA